One segment of Thermosynechococcus sp. HN-54 DNA contains the following:
- a CDS encoding phosphate ABC transporter ATP-binding protein, with translation MTALDPIAIGQDTLLDVHHLSVFYRHQLLVSNVSLRIPRRQLVMFIGASGSGKSLLLQCFNRLSEMLPGIHVTGAIYYRQHNLYDWDAFQIRRRLPMIFSRPSLFPKSIYDNVAFGARVSGYQGDLDALVQSALAQVDLWETLKDHLDTPALHLSLEQQQRLCLARAIALQPEILLLDDPCMGLDTAATRRMEECLCHLKQTYTVIMATHHLRQAARISDWTAFLAVQPTSEGYAVNQLIEYAPTRLLFQKPQHPLTRNYVSGRF, from the coding sequence ATGACTGCCCTCGACCCTATCGCCATTGGCCAAGATACGCTCCTCGATGTGCATCACCTCAGTGTCTTCTACCGCCATCAATTGCTGGTGAGTAATGTCAGCCTGAGGATTCCTAGGCGACAACTGGTGATGTTCATTGGTGCCTCTGGATCGGGTAAGAGTCTGTTGTTGCAGTGCTTTAACCGCCTCAGTGAGATGTTGCCGGGGATTCACGTTACCGGTGCCATTTACTACCGCCAACACAACCTCTACGACTGGGATGCCTTTCAAATCCGCCGCCGTCTGCCCATGATTTTCAGCAGGCCGAGTCTATTTCCGAAATCCATCTACGACAATGTGGCCTTTGGCGCCCGTGTGAGTGGCTATCAAGGAGATTTGGATGCCCTTGTGCAATCTGCGTTGGCACAAGTAGATCTGTGGGAGACTCTCAAGGATCATTTAGACACTCCTGCACTGCACCTGTCCCTAGAGCAGCAACAGCGCCTCTGTTTGGCGCGGGCGATCGCCCTGCAGCCGGAGATTCTACTACTGGATGACCCCTGCATGGGGCTTGATACTGCCGCCACCCGCCGCATGGAGGAGTGTCTGTGTCACCTTAAACAAACCTACACCGTGATCATGGCAACCCATCACCTGCGACAGGCAGCACGCATTTCTGACTGGACTGCCTTTTTAGCTGTGCAACCCACCTCTGAGGGATACGCTGTGAATCAGCTCATTGAGTACGCCCCAACTCGCTTGCTGTTTCAAAAGCCACAACACCCCCTGACTCGCAATTACGTTAGCGGTCGATTTTAA